acacacagagcactgacacacacacacagagcactgacacacacacacacacacagagcactgacacacagacacacacacagagcactgacacacagagcactgacacacacacacacaccactgacacacacacacacagagcactgacacacacacacacagagcactgacacacagacacacacacacagagcactgacacacacagacacacacacagagcactgacacacacacacacacacacagggcactgacacacacacacacagagcactgacacacacacacagagcactgacacacacacacacagagcactgacacacagagcactgacacacagagcactgacacacacacacagagcactgacacacacacacagagcactgacacacacacacacacacacacagagcactgacacacacacacagagcactgacacacacacacacacagagcactgacacacacagacacacacagacacacacacagagcactgacacacacacacacacagagcactgacacacacacacacacacacacacacacacacacagagcactgacacacacacacacacagagcactgacacacacacacacacacagagcactgacacacacactgatcctcAGTCTTTAATTCActtgtagaagaagaagaggttgAGGGCCGGCAGCGCCCcctgtgtttcctgtttctAGTCAGTGTTGATTGATGGTTCACGTCTTCACAGGTAAATCTGGTGTATTTCAATGAGTTTGTAACTCAGGCGCCCTCTACAGGCAGGAACTGAGCTACAGCTGAATGTAACTTACATACATTTATAGATACACAGAtaatgtgacatcacagatttCATAAAAACCTTTTGTCCAATAAAATAGATTTATTTGGTTCTGGGTCCAGTAACACCAACACACAGGATGTGacaatagaaaaataaataagagaAACACTGATGAAACAGAGCACAGCTACAATAAATCATACGCAACATCGAACATGTCAAACACCTGCATCACACGTCTGTTGGAGCAGAACACTGACTCAGTCCAGAATATTTATCATGTTTCAATTCTTCACCTGACAGGCGCTAACTGgcgctaacaggagctaacagGCGCTAACAGGCGCTAATGAGGTCtgccctccagctgcagctctgcctgctAACACTGAGGTTTCTTTATTTGATCAGGTTTGACggacacattcagactgtgGAACGTCACACTAAACATGTCAGATTTGTCCCTTTGAGGCCCCCGTACAAACAGCAGCACCGTCACAGTCACATTCCACAGCACTGGccacaaagagggagagagcaacacacagagaacacaacaCCAGACAGTGCAGGCCGCCTGAGCACGGTGCTGCAGGCCTAAACACACGGCTACGCTAACACAACAGAAGAACACCACCACACCCATTAAAACTCATATTCTGTATTCAAGCCTGCAGCTTACAGCCAGGCcaagcacttcctgtttacagtgGTAAAGGTAAACAATAGCaccagctagcatgtagcatcagctagcatgtagcatcagctagcatgtagcatcAGCTAACATGCTGAAAGAAGCTTTGTTGTCTGCGATGAGGACAGACTTTGAATGTTTGTATCATAAGGAGTGTACTCTCTATGAATAACTGGCTAATGTGTAGCATGTGCTAACGCGCTAACAGCTGTTCCAGTGTGAGGAACAGGAGGTGGGCTGGTCCACGCTGAAGCTTTTAATATTACAGAGATATTACAGTGATCAGCCTGAAGTGCcagagcagcaggaaggttcaaacacacaaactcccaAACACACTGAAGGCTAGCAAACGGTTTGGACTGAACGCTAGGGCTAAGTAGCTAATTGGGTTAGCAACATAGTACGATTGAAGACAAATGTCCCTTAAAATCTACCTAAAGTTTAAACGTCACTGTTGCTGAGTCAGTAGTTAGCTAGCAGTCATAACGTCCTGGGAGTTAGCTCGCCATGCGGTCGTGACTGTCAGCTGCTAAATAACCTAAACGTGTCATCTCACCCATGAATCCTCTCACTCCAGGCTTCTGGTAACTCATTAGCTTACTGCTAAGCTAAAAGCTACAGTAACCTTCACAGACCAGGGCTGGCTGAGGTTCAGCTAACAGTCCTACGTGTTAACCCCTGTAGAGGGAGCTGTGGTGTCACTCTGAGGTCTGACCTgaagaacacacaaaaacaggaaagaatCACAAAACACTCTCAACACAAGCAGCCCAGGGTGACACTTCCTGAAACACAGACTCAGCGCCGCCGCCGACCACCTGCAGGCTCTGCACACACCGACTGTGCAGCCAATCAGGTCGCCTCGTCAGCGCCGCGTGACCAGAGaacggacacacacaggttcttAAAGAGCAGCTTCATCCGGCGCTGTGAAGCTGCTCTTTAAGCTCCGCCTCCACCTGAGTCACATGTGTACAAACTGACATCACAAAGGAGAGCTGCATTCACACATTCAACCTAAACACTTCCTCTCATGGCTTCTAAATAAGCTGGTCACATGACCGCAGGGGGCGGGGCTCTACCCTGACCCCGCCcccgtgctgctgctggttgtctTGGGTCGGGCCACGCGCGAGCCGTTTCGTCCAATAGGAAGGAAGGGGCTGGTCTCCGAGGTGATGACGATGCTCGGGATTCGACCGATGGCGCCTCTCATCATGTGTCCGTCCGTGAAGTCGCCGCTCTGTCAGGGCACAAAGTGGCGCCATTATTAACAGCACAGGAAGCCGACGGCCTGATACGTGATGAGGTCGTTACGTCACTGACGTTTGGGATGCTGCTGCGTTCACTGACCGCCGCCATGGAGATGTCAGTGTCGTAGGACGtctgcaagaaaaacacacgggTGTAAGAGCGACCAAAGAACAAGGAAGAGTCCAGAGAGACCCTGAAGTCAGATTTCAATCAAGTTATTGAGCggtaaagtcacatgaccacagacGAGTGAGTGATAATCTGCAGAAGCAATAATGAGTGCGATGTTCTGGTAATCCTGCTGCCTTCATCAGGATCAGGCGTCCATGTGTATGTAGGGTCCGCTCCGATTATTTATTGATCACATGGTGTCCTAGCTGACCCTGTGAGCTCCCTCAGGCGCCGTGTGGACCTCACCTTTTCAAAGATGCCCGAGTCGTGGCTCTTCATCTTGGACTTGAAGCTGGAGGACGGTTTGAAGTCGGGCAGCTCGGCGGTGTCTCTGCTGATGTCACAGGAAACCTGGCGGCTGGCAGGTCTGGAGCTCATACTGGACAGATCAGCCTCGGTGTCCGTCAGACCCTGCAGAggaaaccacacacactgctgaaccTGTCCTGTACAGGTTCATCCCAAAACATGTGATCTGTTTCGAGCTCACTGATTCGCTGTCGGAGGCGGAGGAGAGGCGGGACTTGCTCTGCCGTGTGAACTGGCTGCTGATGTCGGAGGTCTGGCTGGTCACCGTGGAGCGGCGCGTggacatgaagctgctgctggtggagcgCAGGTCGCGAGGATGGACGCACAGCAGGACGCCCAGACATGGGATGTACTTGGCTAACGCTATCCTGCAGGGAGAGTTCACCTGTGACCAATACTTCAATCAATACTGCCATCAGTTCAATCCTCAGTTAATGCCTGGCATGAGGCCGTTACAGACTCAGCCGCGCttcatgctaagctatgctaaccaCACCCAGatcagagttcagtctgacattAAAGAAGCATCTTCTAACATCCAGGCGTGCTGCTCTGACCCGCGCTCTGTTAGCATCCAGGTTAGCTTAGCGTGGAGTGAGCTGTGAGCACGCTAAAGTCAAGTTAGCACCAAACAGCAGGCCTCAGGCTGGCCTCTGGAACTGTTACCTGTACTTGGGGTGTGTGATGGCGTAGATGATGGGGTTGTGGATGGCGGAGGCCTTGGCGATGATGGCGGGCACAGAGTTCATGTAGGGGGTCAACATGTCTGCAtacctacaaacacaaagcagaggtcacatgaccCTGAGCTCCAGCTAAACCTTCTAAACCTGAGCCGCTGTTAGCTGAGCCTGAGCCGCTGTTAGCTGAGCCTGAGccgctgttagctgttagctgagcCTGAGCCggtgttagctgttagctgagcCTGAGCCGCTGTTAGCTGAGCCTGAGCCACTGTTAGCTGAGCCTGAGCCGCTGTTAGCTGAGCCGCTGTTAGCTGAGGCTGAGCCGCTGTTAGCTGAGCCGCTGTTAGCTGAGCCGCTGTTAGCTGAGCCTGAGCTGCTGTTAGCTGAGCCGCTGTTAGCTGAGCCACTGTTAGCTGAGCCTGAGCCACTGTTAGCTGAGCCTGAGAGGCTGTTAGCTGAGCTGCTGTTAGCTGAGCCGCTGTTAGCTGAGCCACTGTTAGCTGAGCCTGAGCCGCTGTTAGCTGAGCCTGAGCCGCTGTTAGCTGAGCCGCTGTTAGCTGAGCCACTGTTAGCTGAGCCGCTAACActttgttataataataataaaaacagaggaAATAGGGATCATATTTCAATTTGAGCATTCTCTGTTTAAGCACCATCTAGTGGACACTAGTGGAACTGCAGCTGAGCGCCAGCTCTGACCCTGAACACTGTGTTTTACCCGGCGAAGGCTGTGAGGGCCACGGTGGAGTACGGGGACCAGGAGATGACGTAGAGCAGGATGACGATCAGAGCGATCTTCGCCATCTTCCACTCGTTCTGCAGGCGGTGGAAGCTCTTCACCGAGTCCCgagtgctgctgtggctgtgaGTGCTGCCGTTAATCTTCCCCACCGccctggagacacacacagacacacacagattacattGACCTCTGTAACATTGACctctgtaaccatggaaacCACACACAAAGAAGTGAAACTGACTGGTTGGTGGAGCGGATGGCGCGGAAGATGAAGACGTAGCaatagatgatgatgaagagcggcaggaagaagaCGAAGATGAAGAGCAGCATAGTGTACGCTCGCACTGATGGAGTGAACGTCATGTAGTCCCACGTACAGGAAGTCATCAGGCCCTCAGGGACATAGGCGCCTAAGGGGCGAGAGAgattaacagagagagagagagttagcAACAGCCTTTAATTTAATCTGGACTCAGATCTGAAGGCTTGATTAATCCATTAAAAAGTAATCAATTCATTCATCACAGtcagtcaccacacacacagacacacacacagacacacacagacacagacagacacacacacacagacagacacacacacacacagacacacacacacacagacacacacagacacacacacacagacacacacacagacacacacagacacagacagacacacacacacagacagacacacacacacacagacacacacacacacagacacacacagacacacacacacaagacacacacacagactcacacagacacagacagacacacacagacacacacagacacacacacagacacacacacacacacacacacacacacatacacacacacactctgactgcagacaggatggagctgaccaatcagagcacactgtctgatcatgtgacaggatgtGTTTGCGTGTTCTCACTCCAGCCGAAGAACGGCGGCAGGCTCCAGCCCAGGGAGTACAGCCAGGCCGCCACAAGGATGAGGAAGGCCCGTTTCCGTGACAATACGCCGATGGAGGTGAGAGGTCGCGTGATGACGAAGTAACGGTCGACAGCGATCACCGTCAGCGTGATCATGGAGCAGATCCCGAAGAGAGCGCCACAGAAGGCGTAGAGCTCACaacctgcagacaaacagcGTCATTCATCCATCAGAGAggctccccctcctcctcctcctgctcctcctcccttccccctcctcctcctcctccccctcctccccctcctcctcctcctcctgctcctcctcccttccccctcctcctcctcctcctcctcctcctcctcttccacacaacagtgtgtgtgtgtgtgcacgtgtttgtgtgtgtgtacctttcTCTCCAAAGATCCACCTCTTGTGCATGCTGGTGGTGAAGAAGGTGGGCGTCTGTGTGACGCACATCAGCAGGTCTGTGATGGCCAGATTAATGATGAACATGTTGGCCGGCGTCCGCAGGCTGCGactcctgcagcacacagacacacacacagacacacacagacacacacagacacacacacagacacacacagacacacacacagacacacacacacacacacacagacacacacacacacagacacacacagacacacacacacagacacaaacacacaggcacacgcacagacacacacagacacacacacagacatacacacacagacacacacacagaacacagcacagacacacacagaccagacacacacagacacacacagacacacagacacacacacagacacacacagacacacacagacacacacacagacacacacagacacacacacagacacacacacagacacacacacacacagacatggtgtATGTTAGTGCAGTCACAGAGACACGTGTCACCGTGTTTGTTTGGACTATTGTCTGATCAGTGGTCTGGATCAGTGTTCTGGATCAGTGGTCTGGATCAGTGTTCTGGATCAGTGGACTGGATCAGTGTTCTGGATCAGTGTGCATTGTGAGGACCAGCCTCACAGCGCTGCTCCAGCTGCAACACCAGCTCCTGATCGATGGAACATCCATCATCAAGCAGCTCTGACTTCAGTGGAAGAAGGATCGATACTCGCCCCAGAAATGGGCCGATCAATGCGCGGTCTTAAGTGGAGCCGCTTCTTCAAAGGAGTCCAGAGATCGTTGGGCTTATTGTCTCACAGACAGAGATCTTCTCTGCGGGTCAGAGACAGCTCGCTCAATAAGACCACTCAGGTCCTGGTCAGCAGCTCGGGCAGCGGGCGGCACGCTGCTCAGGGTTAATTATAGAAAATCCGCCGCCACCTGAACGCAGCACgccacacacaggaagtggacCCGGCTCACCTGCTGAAGGCGTAGATGACCAGGAAGTTCCCCACCATGCCGGTGATGCCGATAACCAGGATGACGGAGCCGATGGTGTAGTGGGCGTGGTCGGGCACGTCCACGGTGGGGAAGGGGTGGGGGGCGTCGGCCAGCATGGCCACCTGGAGGACAGAATGCAGAACTACATGTAATGATGGACAGTGTGAGGCCCGGTGAGGCTGTgttcacacactgtgacaggaggagcagctgctgcacagcagTTCATAAAGAGTTAAACCAAGGTCTGTGAGGTACAGAGGGATCCGGACCCTGATGACTGCGGCCGGAGTTAAGTCCTTCATATGATTCCTCTCATGTTCAGGCCTCGAGCAGCGACTGGCCCCAGACCTTCTGAGTAAGTCTCTGTTTTTAATTAACCCCTCAGAGCCGCCTCGCAGCTCTTCATCCCGTCTCCTGTTGCCATGTTAACGGCATAATTTACTCTCACATGGCAGACAGAGGAGCGCTCACTCACAACCACAGCACGCTGCAGGAAACGATGAAAACTCCTGAAAGTTCCGGTCCTTGAAGTGGACACAACATGCACAGGGTCAGAGCCTCACAACGAGGACAGCAGTCACCCAGCAGCTGTTAAACATGTGGTCAGATCATCGCACacacactaggtggcagcactttgcccccaccacaaacttatggcccacacacacacacacacacacacacacacacacacacacgcacacacacacaccatccagcCAATCAAAGAGCAGGAACTGCTAGTGTGTGATGCTGATTGTTGGTGTCTCCTGCAGTGACCCATGAAACCAGATcaaatgctgcacacacacacacacacacacacacacacacacacacacacacacacacacactctctctctctggttaaATGTGCTCAAAGCTCAGTGTTAAAACTTGTGAAGGACGCGCTGACGATGATGGAGTCAGACATGTTGTGACAAGAGGACCAACGAACAAACATTATGTCagcacaaggacacacacacacacacacagacacacacacacacacacacacacacacacacacacacacagacagacacacagacacacacagacacacacagacacacacgcacacacacagacacacacgcacacacacagacacacacagacacacacacacacacagacagaaacacacacacacacacacacagacacacacacacacacacagacacacacagacacacacgcacacacacagacacacacagacacacacacagacacacctgatGGCTGCTGCTCAGCACTTTCTGACTGATTTTTGGATTAAGACaagaacaaacagacacagagaccaggACACACTGAGaccaggacacacagagaccaggACACACTGagaccaggacacacacagagaccaggaCACACTGAGaccaggacacacagagaccaggACACACTGAGACCAGGACACACTGAGaccaggacacacagagaccaggACACACTGAGACCAGGACACACTGAGaccaggacacacagagaccaggACACAAGGTGCAGCACTGGATCAGGAAGCCTCCAGCTTCCTCACTGATAAATGAAACCAAATCAGAAAGGCTGCAGGTCCTGCAGAGTCCACTAGAGGCTcccacagtgagtgtgtgtggtgcagctgTTACAGAGCTCAGCTCTCTGCTCAGGACTCTGCTCAGAGCTGCTaacttgtgtgtctgcagtggttttgtgtggttttgtttgttGGTATCTGCTGTGTGCGCTCtcctgctgtgttgttgctgaGTTGTGTGACTGAAAGTCTCTGGCAGAGTGTGGTGTCAGTGAAACACTCCGTTGTGTTTCTGGGTCTTCCAGCTGATCGTCGTTATCAAAATGTTTTCCGTCTcgtcagcagcagtgtttgtttCGCCGTGAAGTCTCTCGCCACATTACCTCAGGAAGGATTCAGCGCCTCGCCGTCGCCACCGCTGCGGCGTGTGATCATCAGACGGCCCCTGACCGTCTTCCTGTCTCAGCTGTGAGAGCTGAGGTCATCATCACATGACTCTTTGACAAGGTGAACCATGTGACCTCAGAGAAGGTGATACAGTCTGTTCAATCAGCTGATCGATCAGAGgttacacactgatacacaactTCAGAccaacaaaacaatgtttgtgttgatggactctgtgacagaggagacagcagcctgatgggagaggagggaaagcagcatgaggaagaagaggaggaggaagaagaggaggaggagcaggaggaggaagaagagggaggaggaggaggaggagcaggaggaggaagaagaggagggggaggaggaggaggaggaagaggaagaagaggaagaggaggagttagaggaggaagaggaggaagaagaggagggggggaggaggaggaggaggaagaagaggaggggggaggaggaagaggaagaggaagaagaggagggggggggaggaagaggaggaaaaagaggaagaagaggaagaagaggagggggggaggaggaagaggaggaaaaagaggaggaagaggaggaagaggagggggaggaggatgacaaagaagaggaggaagaggaggaagaagaggaggaggaggaggaggaagaagaagaggaggaggaggaggaagaggaggaagaggaggaagatgaggagggggggaggaggaggaggaggaggaagaggaagaagaggagggggggaggaggaagaggaggaaaaagaggaggaagaggaagaggaagaggaggaagaggaggaggacaaggaggaggacgaggaagaagaggagggggggaggaggaagaggaggaaaaagaggaggaagaggaggaggacgacaaagaggaggaggaagaggaggaggaagaggaggggggaggaggaagaggaagaggaggaagaagaggaggggggaggaggaagaggaggaaaaagaggaggaagaggaagaggaggaagaggaggaagaagaggaggggggaggaggaagaggaagaggaggaagaagaggaggggggaggaggaagaggaggaaaaagaggaggaagaggaagaggaggaagaggaggaagaagaggaagaagaggagggggaggagggggaggaggaagaggaggaggaggaagaagaggaagaggagggggaggaggaagaggaggaagaagaggaggggggaggaggaagaggaagaggaggaagaagaggaggaagaggagggggaggaggaagaggaggaagaagaggaggggggaggaggaagaggaggaggaggaagaagaggaagaagaggagggggaggaggaagaggaggaagaggaagaggaggaggaagaacttCAGTTCATCCAGGACTCAGCAGTTGAGCCTGAAGCTCTGGAAAgtttcaaacagcagctgatcatCAGGATGAAGACCTGACATGAactgatcagctgatcaatgCATCACAGgctgagcaacacacacacacacagacacacacatcagtgaagCACAGGGTGGGCCagaccaacacacagacacacaatacacaacacacacaagtcaaacttaagtgtgtgtctgtgtctctgtgtgtctgtgtgtgttcatggtcTCTTATGTAACAGTGTTTGATCCTCACACAGATCAatcactgtgtgttgtgtgtgtgtattgtgtgtctgtgtgttgtgtgtgtctgtgtgtgtgtgtgtctttgtgtgttgtgtgtctgtgtgtgtgtctgtgt
This Parambassis ranga chromosome 15, fParRan2.1, whole genome shotgun sequence DNA region includes the following protein-coding sequences:
- the LOC114447598 gene encoding melanopsin-A-like; amino-acid sequence: MLADAPHPFPTVDVPDHAHYTIGSVILVIGITGMVGNFLVIYAFSRSRSLRTPANMFIINLAITDLLMCVTQTPTFFTTSMHKRWIFGEKGCELYAFCGALFGICSMITLTVIAVDRYFVITRPLTSIGVLSRKRAFLILVAAWLYSLGWSLPPFFGWSAYVPEGLMTSCTWDYMTFTPSVRAYTMLLFIFVFFLPLFIIIYCYVFIFRAIRSTNQAVGKINGSTHSHSSTRDSVKSFHRLQNEWKMAKIALIVILLYVISWSPYSTVALTAFAGYADMLTPYMNSVPAIIAKASAIHNPIIYAITHPKYRIALAKYIPCLGVLLCVHPRDLRSTSSSFMSTRRSTVTSQTSDISSQFTRQSKSRLSSASDSESGLTDTEADLSSMSSRPASRQVSCDISRDTAELPDFKPSSSFKSKMKSHDSGIFEKTSYDTDISMAAVSERSSIPNSGDFTDGHMMRGAIGRIPSIVITSETSPFLPIGRNGSRVARPKTTSSSTGAGSG